Genomic window (Polyangia bacterium):
TGATCTTGCGCGATGACGGAGCGCCGCCGCGGATCATCGAGGCCCTTCGGCGCAGCAAGAACCCGGACGTGCTGATTTACGAACCAGACTTGAGTCCGCCGGCGTTGATGGACGCCATGGCTCATGACGTGTGTGAGCCCGGTCTGCCGGAAGCGCAGCGGATGCAACTGCTGACCGAGCTGGCGTCTTTGGACTATGCGTATGGCCGCCTGGAAGATGCCAGCGCCAAGTACGAAATTCTTTACGAATACTATCGCCGCCATGATGCGCCGCTGATGCAGGCGTTCGTCCTGCAGGGCGTGGGTGATGTCTTGAGGCGGGTGGGTCCATTGCCGCTGGCCCGGGAACGGTATGCCCAAGGGCTGACGTTGGCCATCACAACGAAGGGTCTGCCGTTGATTCAGGCGCTCGCCTTCGCGGTCGGCGACGTCAGCCTGGAGCTGCAGCAATTTCGGGATGCCGCTGATCACCTTGAGATCGCCCGCAAGATAGCCATGAGTCTGCACAACCGTCCGGTCGAGGCGGATGCGCTGGAAAAGATCGGCGACGCGCGGCTGGCTCTGAAACGTCCTGGCGAAGCGATCAGCGCGTGGCGCGACGCCGCGGCAGTGTGTCGGATCGCCGGATACAAGGAACGGCTGCTCAGCGTTCTCGGGCGCATGGCAAGTATCTTCGGTGGCGCGCGCATGCACGCTGAACAGCGCGCCTGCGAAAACGAGATGGCGGCTGTTCGCGCGGGCGCGCCCGTCAAGCCGCTGCCGGCGGCGTCCAGCGGCGCGGCGGCGACGGGACCCGGCGGTCGCGGCTCGCCGGGTGGGAGTCAGGCGTGACAGAACACGGCGGTGGCGGACAGGGATCGTCAGCGGGGCTGGCGCCACGCGAACGGACCGCCGCGCTGCCGGCGTCCACCACGCCCGCGCCACCGCATCCGCTGATCAGTCCGACGGGGAACGTCGCGGTCGACGCGCTGGCCACCCTGGTGAACCGGGCCGCCGAGCCGTGGCAGGCGCTGCCCAGCCAGACGCCGGTGGAGAAAGTCGCCACCGTCGTCAACGGCGTGCTGGGCGTCCTGAACATGGACATCGCCGTCGACGCCTTCAACATGGGCGTGGGCGCGCTGTCGTCGCTGGTGCCGTGGCCATCGATGCCGGCGGCGGTGCTGGGCATGCCTCACATCGGCACGCCGCACACGCACGTGCACCCGCCCAGCCTGATTCCGCCCGCGCCGCCCGTTCCCTTGCCAAGCATCGGCACCGTCGCCGTCGGCGGATGCGTCTCGGTTTTGATCGGCGGCGTGCCGGCGGCGCGCGCCGGCGATCTGGGTTTGGCCCTGACCTGCGGGACGCTGGCCCCGCCGTTCGAGATTGCCACCGGATCCAGCAGCGTGTTCATCGGTGGGTCTCGCGCAGCGCGGATGGCCGACATCACCAAACATTGCGGAGCGGCCACGCCCAGCGAATTCAGCAGCATCGGAGCCGGAATCTCCGCGGCGGTGGGATTGCTGAACGCCGCTGCGTCTGGCTCCGCCGAGGCAGCAGCCACCGCCATTGCCCAGACGGCGGCGGATACGGTCAAGGCGGCGGTGGCGGCGCTGATGGGCACCGATCCGGGCGCGCCGCCGTGCCTGGGCGCCGTCATGATGGGCAACCCCACCGTGCTGATTGGCGGCTTCCCGATCCCGCCCGTCGAAAATTTCGCGCGCGCTTTTTTCCAGAAGCTGCTCAAACCACTGGCCGACGTTCTCCACGGCGCGATCGGCAAGGCACTGGGCAAAGGCCGCCTGGCCAACTTCTTTCACGAGCTGGTCTGCCACACCACCGGCCA
Coding sequences:
- a CDS encoding PAAR domain-containing protein; its protein translation is MTEHGGGGQGSSAGLAPRERTAALPASTTPAPPHPLISPTGNVAVDALATLVNRAAEPWQALPSQTPVEKVATVVNGVLGVLNMDIAVDAFNMGVGALSSLVPWPSMPAAVLGMPHIGTPHTHVHPPSLIPPAPPVPLPSIGTVAVGGCVSVLIGGVPAARAGDLGLALTCGTLAPPFEIATGSSSVFIGGSRAARMADITKHCGAATPSEFSSIGAGISAAVGLLNAAASGSAEAAATAIAQTAADTVKAAVAALMGTDPGAPPCLGAVMMGNPTVLIGGFPIPPVENFARAFFQKLLKPLADVLHGAIGKALGKGRLANFFHELVCHTTG